The Engystomops pustulosus chromosome 4, aEngPut4.maternal, whole genome shotgun sequence genome contains a region encoding:
- the LOC140125752 gene encoding nodal homolog 2-A-like, translating to MSWRTSIFNFTIISMVLEMSSSLAVKQMRIPLQHSNLDLKASSSLHARTHSQNMKHSPFMMQLYQTLIMGNTTDLSSLEHTVLQNSDTILSLTAKSCSNLTNTWVLSFDMSSITSNNEIRLAELRINLAIPEKIHDVTLNIYHSKEGEGKSFLGSIKVDLSSKSGSTLKTINITRMMQPYFHQGHTSYNKVDTMDGQVNSCADVSTDKVVLVVFTKDNPSTNLQGYPNLIQTVESSKYVMTPLSGTRRLRKGRNLKHGMIIANFHPKPIEDGRPLCRRVDMIVDFEKIGWGDQIIYPKKFNAYRCEGACPIPLSEMFKPTNHAYIKSLVKFYNSDRVDCSSCVPVKMRPLSMLMYEGGKVVMKYHEDMIVEECGCQ from the exons ATGTCTTGGAGGACCTCCATTTTCAACTTCACAATCATCTCCATGGTTCTGGAAATGTCTTCTTCTCTAGCAGTGAAGCAAATGAGGATTCCTCTACAACATTCAAACCTTGATTTGAAGGCTTCTTCCAGTCTACATGCAAGGACACACTCCCAGAATATGAAGCACTCACCCTTCATGATGCAACTCTACCAGACCTTGATTATGGGGAACACAACAGATCTCTCCAGCCTGGAACACACTGTTCTTCAAAATTCGGACACCATTCTAAGCCTCACTGCCAAAA GTTGCTCTAATCTGACAAACACTTGGGTACTGTCCTTTGATATGTCATCCATTACAAGCAACAATGAAATACGACTGGCAGAGTTGAGGATAAATCTGGCAATTCCTGAGAAGATCCATGATGTGACCCTTAACATCTACCACAGTAAAGAAGGTGAAGGCAAGAGCTTCCTGGGATCGATAAAAGTTGACCTTAGTAGCAAAAGTGGATCCACTTTGAAGACCATCAATATCACCAGAATGATGCAACCTTATTTCCATCAAGGACATACTTCATATAATAAGGTGGATACAATGGATGGTCAAGTTAACAGCTGTGCTGATGTTTCCACCGACAAAGTCGTGTTGGTGGTCTTTACCAAGGACAATCCATCTACTAACCTTCAAGGATATCCCAACCTCATCCAGACGGTAGAATCTTCTAAATATGTGATGACCCCACTCTCTGGCACTAGAAGACTTAGGAAGGGAAGAAATTTAAAGCATGGTATGATCATCGCCAACTTTCACCCCAAACCTATCGAAGATGGAAGACCTCTGTGTAGAAGAGTGGACATGATTGTGGACTTTGAGAAGATTGGATGGGGAGACCAGATCATttatccaaaaaaattcaatgccTACAGATGTGAAGGAGCCTGTCCCATTCCTCTAAGCGAGATGTTCAAACCAACAAACCATGCATACATTAAG agttTGGTGAAGTTTTACAATTCGGATCGAGTTGATTGTTCCTCATGTGTTCCAGTGAAGATGAGACCATTATCCATGCTGATGTATGAAGGGGGAAAGGTGGTCATGAAGTACCATGAagatatgattgttgaagaatgTGGGTGTCAGTGA
- the LOC140127981 gene encoding uncharacterized protein isoform X1 — MSSIFHRSVESSTTASSNERYEKPPKSFKDVGINTELIGVGRGKFSCRTCMSIRVEDHLKQMVDIAVQCTLEIEATSIEVRTLLPMKQESNCDEKIPDITIRFSNESHLVASEKFLPEDCLCVVTPQCSQNCKKITPLTINGAHLDTIKVFQETTAKDMEAKVSQSYGCLSAITLTPSDSQLLGRMMDFTMSSQRSCDRDLRMPSTVKSELGDAMKVLNSTHEVVHQKAVDSVTFSDVAVHFSKEEWTYLGDREKRLYKAVIMDNYQLLRYLGFVDKKPEIVQQIENGENDLWEYDCPRYDSDTTTMDSQNVQNLSERSYWTVDDNILCHSPEEDTKKNTWTSCDPKTPEIRPDHLGQMGGVCLSGAIRGMGQKSRQPKKSALKSHQKLHNSEKPYHCEECKMGFSHKSNLVRHKRIHAGEKPYQCPECGKNFTQSSHLVSHRKTHIIKETCSECGHLIGDGTKKKPGQIDCKTCKQHIIDRPSTPGQRRLQVSEKTHQCTQCDKWFTRKSNLDVHYRLHTGEKPYMCSECGKTFIDRSNLVSHLRSHTGERPYSCDECGKTFTYNSAFVIHKRVHIGDKPYVCSECGEGFFSKARLTIHVKVHTGDRPFGCDICGKSFACSSTLIKHQVIHTGERPYVCKECGKTFIRGSHLTIHQRTHTGEKPYECPECGKGFTDKSNLLSHQRTHKTERDFVCNECGQKFTHSSTLQKHQRIHTGEKPYGCSECGKSFSRKSNLAIHLRMHTGEKPYSCTVCDKRFYHGSHLINHQKIHAKN, encoded by the exons ATGTCATCTATCTTCCACAGGTCAGTAGAGTCTTCTACCACTGCTTCCTCAAATGAACGTTATGAGAAGCCTCCTAAAAGCTTTAAAGATGTTGGAATAAACACTGAGTTAATAGGTGTGGGTCGGGGTAAATTTTCCTGCAGAACATGTATGTCCATACGGGTCGAAGACCACCTCAAACAAATGGTAGATATAGCAGTCCAGTGTACCTTGGAAATTGAAGCTACTTCTATAGAAGTTAGGACTTTGTTGCCCATGAAGCAAGAGTCTAATTGTGATGAAAAGATCCCTGATATTACAATTAGGTTCTCCAATGAAAGTCATTTGGTTGCTTCTGAGAAGTTTCTCCCTGAGGACTGTTTGTGTGTAGTAACTCCACAATGTAGTCAAAATTGCAAAAAGATCACCCCTCTGACCATAAATGGTGCACATCTTGACACTATCAAAGTCTtccaggaaaccactgctaaagaTATGGAGGCCAAAGTCTCACAGTCTTATGGTTGCTTGAGTGCTATCACTTTAACACCATCTGATTCACAACTGCTTGGCCGTATGATGGACTTCACAATGTCTTCTCAACGTAGCTGTGATCGGGACCTTAGGATGCCATCGACTGTCAAATCTGAGCTTGGAGATGCCATGAAGGTGCTGAATTCTACACATGAAGTTGTGCATCAAAAAGCAGTG gactCTGTAACCTTTAGCGATGTCGCTGTGCATTTTTCCAAGGAGGAATGGACATATCTTGGAGATCGAGAGAAACGTCTTTACAAAGCAGTTATTATGGACAATTACCAATTGCTCCGATATTTag GATTTGTGGATAAAAAACCAGAGATTGTGCAGCAGATTGAAAACGGGGAGAATGACCTATGGGAATATGACTGTCCTCGATATGACTCAG ATACCACAACCATGGATTCACAAAATGTCCAAAATCTTAGTGAGCGTTCATATTGGACCGTAGATGATAATATTCTTTGCCATTCACCAGAAGAAGACACAAAGAAAAATACATGGACTTCTTGTGACCCCAAGACACCTGAAATACGCCCAGACCATCTTGGCCAGATGGGTGGGGTCTGTCTTTCTGGTGCTATAAGGGGTATGGGTCAAAAAAGTCGACAGCCCAAGAAATCTGCACTAAAGTCCCACCAGAAACTGCACAACAGTGAGAAGCCATACCACTGTGAAGAGTGTAAGATGGGATTTTCACATAAGAGTAATCTAGTAAGGCACAAAAGGATCCAtgcaggagagaagccatatcagtgtcctgaatgtggaaaaaACTTTACTCAGTCTTCCCACCTTGTCTCACACCGGAAGACACATATTATTAAAGAAACGTGCTCTGAGTGTGGCCACCTCATAGGTGATGGGACGAAGAAAAAACCAGGACAGATAGACTGCAAAACATGCAAACAACATATAATAGACAGACCTAGCACACCAGGTCAACGGAGACTCCAAGTAAGTGAAAAGACTCACCAGTGCACTCAGTGTGACAAATGGTTCACTCGAAAATCCAACCTTGACGTCCATTATAGACTTCACACTGGGGAAAAACCATACatgtgttcagaatgtggaaaaaccTTCATAGATAGGTCAAACCTTGTAAGTCATTTGAGAAGCCACACCGGAGAGAGACCGTATTCCTGCGATGAGTGTGGGAAGACCTTTACCTACAACTCAGCTTTTGTGATACACAAGCGAGTGCACATCGGAGATAAACCATATGTATGTAGCGAGTGTGGAGAAGGCTTCTTCTCTAAGGCCCGCTTGACTATCCATGTGAAGGTGCACACGGGTGATCGGCCCTTTGGTTGTGACATTTGTGGTAAAAGTTTTGCCTGTAGCTCCACGCTTATAAAACACCAAGTTATACACACAGGAGAAAGGCCTTATGTCTGCAAGGAATGTGGAAAAACCTTCATTCGGGGGTCTCATCTTACcatacaccagagaactcacacaggagaaaaACCGTACGAGTGTCCAGAGTGTGGAAAAGGCTTCACAGACAAGTCCAATCTGTTGAGCCACCAAAGAACCCATAAAACAGAGAGAGACTTTGTGTGTAATGAATGTGGCCAGAAGTTCACACATAGTTCCACACTACAGAAACACCAACGTATCCATACCGGTGAGAAGCCCTATGGCTGCTCCGAGTGTGGGAAATCGTTCTCTCGTAAATCGAATCTTGCCATTCATCTACGAAtgcacacgggagagaagccatattcctGCACAGTGTGTGACAAACGCTTTTACCATGGCTCGCATCTGATAAATCATCAGAAAATTCATGCAAAAAATTAA
- the LOC140127981 gene encoding uncharacterized protein isoform X3 encodes MSSIFHSCDRDLRMPSTVKSELGDAMKVLNSTHEVVHQKAVDSVTFSDVAVHFSKEEWTYLGDREKRLYKAVIMDNYQLLRYLGFVDKKPEIVQQIENGENDLWEYDCPRYDSDTTTMDSQNVQNLSERSYWTVDDNILCHSPEEDTKKNTWTSCDPKTPEIRPDHLGQMGGVCLSGAIRGMGQKSRQPKKSALKSHQKLHNSEKPYHCEECKMGFSHKSNLVRHKRIHAGEKPYQCPECGKNFTQSSHLVSHRKTHIIKETCSECGHLIGDGTKKKPGQIDCKTCKQHIIDRPSTPGQRRLQVSEKTHQCTQCDKWFTRKSNLDVHYRLHTGEKPYMCSECGKTFIDRSNLVSHLRSHTGERPYSCDECGKTFTYNSAFVIHKRVHIGDKPYVCSECGEGFFSKARLTIHVKVHTGDRPFGCDICGKSFACSSTLIKHQVIHTGERPYVCKECGKTFIRGSHLTIHQRTHTGEKPYECPECGKGFTDKSNLLSHQRTHKTERDFVCNECGQKFTHSSTLQKHQRIHTGEKPYGCSECGKSFSRKSNLAIHLRMHTGEKPYSCTVCDKRFYHGSHLINHQKIHAKN; translated from the exons ATGTCATCTATCTTCCACAG CTGTGATCGGGACCTTAGGATGCCATCGACTGTCAAATCTGAGCTTGGAGATGCCATGAAGGTGCTGAATTCTACACATGAAGTTGTGCATCAAAAAGCAGTG gactCTGTAACCTTTAGCGATGTCGCTGTGCATTTTTCCAAGGAGGAATGGACATATCTTGGAGATCGAGAGAAACGTCTTTACAAAGCAGTTATTATGGACAATTACCAATTGCTCCGATATTTag GATTTGTGGATAAAAAACCAGAGATTGTGCAGCAGATTGAAAACGGGGAGAATGACCTATGGGAATATGACTGTCCTCGATATGACTCAG ATACCACAACCATGGATTCACAAAATGTCCAAAATCTTAGTGAGCGTTCATATTGGACCGTAGATGATAATATTCTTTGCCATTCACCAGAAGAAGACACAAAGAAAAATACATGGACTTCTTGTGACCCCAAGACACCTGAAATACGCCCAGACCATCTTGGCCAGATGGGTGGGGTCTGTCTTTCTGGTGCTATAAGGGGTATGGGTCAAAAAAGTCGACAGCCCAAGAAATCTGCACTAAAGTCCCACCAGAAACTGCACAACAGTGAGAAGCCATACCACTGTGAAGAGTGTAAGATGGGATTTTCACATAAGAGTAATCTAGTAAGGCACAAAAGGATCCAtgcaggagagaagccatatcagtgtcctgaatgtggaaaaaACTTTACTCAGTCTTCCCACCTTGTCTCACACCGGAAGACACATATTATTAAAGAAACGTGCTCTGAGTGTGGCCACCTCATAGGTGATGGGACGAAGAAAAAACCAGGACAGATAGACTGCAAAACATGCAAACAACATATAATAGACAGACCTAGCACACCAGGTCAACGGAGACTCCAAGTAAGTGAAAAGACTCACCAGTGCACTCAGTGTGACAAATGGTTCACTCGAAAATCCAACCTTGACGTCCATTATAGACTTCACACTGGGGAAAAACCATACatgtgttcagaatgtggaaaaaccTTCATAGATAGGTCAAACCTTGTAAGTCATTTGAGAAGCCACACCGGAGAGAGACCGTATTCCTGCGATGAGTGTGGGAAGACCTTTACCTACAACTCAGCTTTTGTGATACACAAGCGAGTGCACATCGGAGATAAACCATATGTATGTAGCGAGTGTGGAGAAGGCTTCTTCTCTAAGGCCCGCTTGACTATCCATGTGAAGGTGCACACGGGTGATCGGCCCTTTGGTTGTGACATTTGTGGTAAAAGTTTTGCCTGTAGCTCCACGCTTATAAAACACCAAGTTATACACACAGGAGAAAGGCCTTATGTCTGCAAGGAATGTGGAAAAACCTTCATTCGGGGGTCTCATCTTACcatacaccagagaactcacacaggagaaaaACCGTACGAGTGTCCAGAGTGTGGAAAAGGCTTCACAGACAAGTCCAATCTGTTGAGCCACCAAAGAACCCATAAAACAGAGAGAGACTTTGTGTGTAATGAATGTGGCCAGAAGTTCACACATAGTTCCACACTACAGAAACACCAACGTATCCATACCGGTGAGAAGCCCTATGGCTGCTCCGAGTGTGGGAAATCGTTCTCTCGTAAATCGAATCTTGCCATTCATCTACGAAtgcacacgggagagaagccatattcctGCACAGTGTGTGACAAACGCTTTTACCATGGCTCGCATCTGATAAATCATCAGAAAATTCATGCAAAAAATTAA
- the LOC140127981 gene encoding uncharacterized protein isoform X2 gives MEAKVSQSYGCLSAITLTPSDSQLLGRMMDFTMSSQRSCDRDLRMPSTVKSELGDAMKVLNSTHEVVHQKAVDSVTFSDVAVHFSKEEWTYLGDREKRLYKAVIMDNYQLLRYLGFVDKKPEIVQQIENGENDLWEYDCPRYDSDTTTMDSQNVQNLSERSYWTVDDNILCHSPEEDTKKNTWTSCDPKTPEIRPDHLGQMGGVCLSGAIRGMGQKSRQPKKSALKSHQKLHNSEKPYHCEECKMGFSHKSNLVRHKRIHAGEKPYQCPECGKNFTQSSHLVSHRKTHIIKETCSECGHLIGDGTKKKPGQIDCKTCKQHIIDRPSTPGQRRLQVSEKTHQCTQCDKWFTRKSNLDVHYRLHTGEKPYMCSECGKTFIDRSNLVSHLRSHTGERPYSCDECGKTFTYNSAFVIHKRVHIGDKPYVCSECGEGFFSKARLTIHVKVHTGDRPFGCDICGKSFACSSTLIKHQVIHTGERPYVCKECGKTFIRGSHLTIHQRTHTGEKPYECPECGKGFTDKSNLLSHQRTHKTERDFVCNECGQKFTHSSTLQKHQRIHTGEKPYGCSECGKSFSRKSNLAIHLRMHTGEKPYSCTVCDKRFYHGSHLINHQKIHAKN, from the exons ATGGAGGCCAAAGTCTCACAGTCTTATGGTTGCTTGAGTGCTATCACTTTAACACCATCTGATTCACAACTGCTTGGCCGTATGATGGACTTCACAATGTCTTCTCAACGTAGCTGTGATCGGGACCTTAGGATGCCATCGACTGTCAAATCTGAGCTTGGAGATGCCATGAAGGTGCTGAATTCTACACATGAAGTTGTGCATCAAAAAGCAGTG gactCTGTAACCTTTAGCGATGTCGCTGTGCATTTTTCCAAGGAGGAATGGACATATCTTGGAGATCGAGAGAAACGTCTTTACAAAGCAGTTATTATGGACAATTACCAATTGCTCCGATATTTag GATTTGTGGATAAAAAACCAGAGATTGTGCAGCAGATTGAAAACGGGGAGAATGACCTATGGGAATATGACTGTCCTCGATATGACTCAG ATACCACAACCATGGATTCACAAAATGTCCAAAATCTTAGTGAGCGTTCATATTGGACCGTAGATGATAATATTCTTTGCCATTCACCAGAAGAAGACACAAAGAAAAATACATGGACTTCTTGTGACCCCAAGACACCTGAAATACGCCCAGACCATCTTGGCCAGATGGGTGGGGTCTGTCTTTCTGGTGCTATAAGGGGTATGGGTCAAAAAAGTCGACAGCCCAAGAAATCTGCACTAAAGTCCCACCAGAAACTGCACAACAGTGAGAAGCCATACCACTGTGAAGAGTGTAAGATGGGATTTTCACATAAGAGTAATCTAGTAAGGCACAAAAGGATCCAtgcaggagagaagccatatcagtgtcctgaatgtggaaaaaACTTTACTCAGTCTTCCCACCTTGTCTCACACCGGAAGACACATATTATTAAAGAAACGTGCTCTGAGTGTGGCCACCTCATAGGTGATGGGACGAAGAAAAAACCAGGACAGATAGACTGCAAAACATGCAAACAACATATAATAGACAGACCTAGCACACCAGGTCAACGGAGACTCCAAGTAAGTGAAAAGACTCACCAGTGCACTCAGTGTGACAAATGGTTCACTCGAAAATCCAACCTTGACGTCCATTATAGACTTCACACTGGGGAAAAACCATACatgtgttcagaatgtggaaaaaccTTCATAGATAGGTCAAACCTTGTAAGTCATTTGAGAAGCCACACCGGAGAGAGACCGTATTCCTGCGATGAGTGTGGGAAGACCTTTACCTACAACTCAGCTTTTGTGATACACAAGCGAGTGCACATCGGAGATAAACCATATGTATGTAGCGAGTGTGGAGAAGGCTTCTTCTCTAAGGCCCGCTTGACTATCCATGTGAAGGTGCACACGGGTGATCGGCCCTTTGGTTGTGACATTTGTGGTAAAAGTTTTGCCTGTAGCTCCACGCTTATAAAACACCAAGTTATACACACAGGAGAAAGGCCTTATGTCTGCAAGGAATGTGGAAAAACCTTCATTCGGGGGTCTCATCTTACcatacaccagagaactcacacaggagaaaaACCGTACGAGTGTCCAGAGTGTGGAAAAGGCTTCACAGACAAGTCCAATCTGTTGAGCCACCAAAGAACCCATAAAACAGAGAGAGACTTTGTGTGTAATGAATGTGGCCAGAAGTTCACACATAGTTCCACACTACAGAAACACCAACGTATCCATACCGGTGAGAAGCCCTATGGCTGCTCCGAGTGTGGGAAATCGTTCTCTCGTAAATCGAATCTTGCCATTCATCTACGAAtgcacacgggagagaagccatattcctGCACAGTGTGTGACAAACGCTTTTACCATGGCTCGCATCTGATAAATCATCAGAAAATTCATGCAAAAAATTAA
- the LOC140127983 gene encoding uncharacterized protein, protein MSESDPNPAEEQISDNESAQAKSKVTTVYYKDQHLPKNEGLTNTVSDDDDSSEEIVRISDSEPCTTSNQKADKSPAKKYVYNLQDHSKMTYTRMVDNCYNIFNSIDPQSGNLLEVITYLCIDCGKSFTDGELFVKHQKTHTGQKSHSCNVCGKTFSYNSHLVIHQRIHAGERPYSCSYCEKCFTDRPSLVKHERIHTGEKPFSCTVCGKSFTDRSNLVKHHRIHTRDKSFTCIECGKSFTDRSNLVKHQRIHTGEKSFECNECGKRFTENSTLVVHRRSHTGEKPYECKDCGKTYSCNSHLIVHQRTHTGERPFVCLECGKSFTDSSTLVIHQRVHTGEKPFVCMTCGNRYTKKSAMVKHQRTHTGDKPFTCLQCGKSFIDSSSLVKHQRTHTGEKPFACVLCGRNFAARSTLVKHERTHTGEKPYTCPVCEKSFSCNSHLIVHQRFHTGEKPFSCAVCGKSFTDSSTLVKHQRIHTGERPYLCNYCKKSFIDNSMLIKHQRIHTGERPYPCKVCGKCFTDSSTLVKHQRIHTGEKPYTCTECGRSFTDCSTLIKHQRIHRRDEQLVSSTTPGTDLRKSETFMSNEDKC, encoded by the exons ATGTCGGAAAGTGATCCCAACCCTGCCGAAGAGCAGATTTCTGACAATGAGAGTGCACAAGCAAAGAGTAAG GTTACAACAGTGTATTATAAGGATCAACACTTACCGAAAAATGAAGGACTAACCAATACAGTATCTGACGACGATGACTCCAGTGAAG AAATTGTAAGGATAAGTGATTCAGAACCGTGCACAACGTCAAATCAAAAAGCTGATAAGAGCCCTGCAAAAAAATATGTTTACAACCTTCAAGACCACTCGAAGATGACTTATACCAGAATGGTAGACAATTGCTATAACATATTCAACTCCATTGACCCCCAAAGTGGAAATCTGTTGGAAGTGATCACTTATCTTTGCATAGACTGCGGGAAAAGCTTTACAGACGGTGAACTTTTTGTGAAACACCAAAAGACCCATACCGGTCAGAAATCCCATTCATGTAATGTTTGTGGGAAGACTTTCTCCTATAACTCCCATCTTGTCATACACCAAAGGATTCATGCTGGTGAACGACCGTACTCATGCTCGTACTGTGAAAAATGTTTTACCGACCGTCCGTCTCTCgtcaaacatgagagaattcacacgggcgAGAAGCCTTTCTCGTGCACAgtttgtgggaaaagttttacgGATCGGTCAAACCTCGTAAAGCATCATCGGATTCACACCCGTGATAAGTCCTTCACTTGTATTGAGTGTGGGAAGAGTTTTACAGACCGGTCTAATCTTGTCAAACATCAACGAATCCACACCGGAGAGAAATCATTTGAATGTAATGAATGCGGAAAGAGGTTCACAGAGAACTCAACGTTAGTAGTCCATCGTAGAAGCCACACCGGAGAGAAGCCTTATGAGTGCAAGGATTGCGGAAAGACGTATTCCTGTAACTCTCATCTTATTGTCCACCAGAGGACTCACACTGGAGAGCGTCCATTTGTTTGTCTCGAATGTGGGAAGAGTTTTACTGACAGCTCCACCCTGGTGATACATCAACGGGTACACACTGGAGAGAAACCATTCGTATGTATGACTTGTGGTAACCGGTATACAAAAAAGTCAGCTATGGTGAAACACCAGAGGACTCACACAGGGGACAAGCCATTTACTTGTTTACAATGTGGAAAAAGTTTCATCGATAGTTCATCCTTGGTGAAACATCAGAGGACTCACACCGGTGAAAAACCATTTGCATGCGTTCTATGTGGGAGAAACTTTGCCGCAAGGTCGACGCTGGTGAAACATGAGAGAACCCACACTGGGGAGAAACCGTACACCTGCCCTGTGTGTGAGAAAAGCTTCTCTTGTAACTCCCACCTCATCGTCCATCAACGATTTCACACCggagagaaaccgttttcatgtgcgGTATGTGGTAAAAGCTTTACAGATAGCTCGACCTTGGTCAAACACCAGAGAATTCATACAGGAGAGAGGCCCTATTTGTGTAACTACTGCAAAAAAAGCTTTATAGACAACTCAATGTTGATCAAGCACCAAAGAATTCACACCGGGGAGAGGCCATATCCTTGCAAAGTCTGTGGAAAGTGCTTTACAGATAGTTCAACCTTGGTTAAACACCAAAGAATACACACTGGAGAGAAGCCTTACACGTGTACAGAATGCGGAAGAAGCTTTACAGACTGTTCCACACTTATTAAACACCAGAGAATCCACCGGAGAGACGAACAATTAGTTAGCAGTACGACCCCCGGAACTGACCTCCGAAAATCGGAAACGTTCATGTCGAATGAGGACAAGTGCTAA